A single region of the Pseudomonas granadensis genome encodes:
- a CDS encoding enoyl-CoA hydratase/isomerase family protein, with the protein MNLHFEELTGTDGARIGIASLDAEKSLNALSLPMINALGDKLSAWANDPQIVCVLLRGNGAKAFCAGGEVRSLVEACRAHPGEVPPLAAQFFSAEYRLDYQLHTYPKPLICWGHGYVLGGGMGLLQGASTRIVTPTSRLAMPEITIGLYPDVGASWFLARLPGKLGLFLGLTGAHINGRDALDLGLADRFLLDEQQPELIKGLLQLNWQEQTGMQLNSLLKALQQEALAQMPEAQWLPRRQQIDELLDVSDVACAWTAISLQRDSSDPLIARAAKTLSEGSPLTAHLVWQQIIRARHMSLAEVFQMEYTLSLNCCRHPEFSEGVRARLIDKDQKPHWHWPDIHHVPEAVVDAHFHKAWEGRHPLADLTQY; encoded by the coding sequence ATGAATCTGCACTTCGAAGAACTCACCGGCACCGACGGCGCGCGTATTGGCATCGCCAGCCTGGATGCCGAAAAGTCGCTGAACGCACTGTCCCTGCCAATGATCAACGCCCTCGGCGACAAACTCAGCGCTTGGGCCAATGACCCGCAAATCGTCTGCGTGCTGTTGCGTGGCAACGGCGCCAAGGCGTTCTGTGCCGGCGGCGAAGTTCGCAGCCTGGTCGAAGCCTGCCGCGCCCATCCCGGCGAAGTACCACCGCTGGCGGCGCAGTTTTTCAGTGCTGAATATCGTCTCGACTACCAACTGCACACCTACCCGAAACCGCTGATTTGCTGGGGCCACGGTTACGTGCTCGGCGGTGGCATGGGCTTGTTGCAAGGTGCGAGCACGCGGATCGTCACGCCGACCAGCCGTCTGGCCATGCCGGAAATCACCATCGGTCTGTACCCGGATGTCGGCGCGAGTTGGTTTCTCGCCCGTTTGCCGGGCAAGCTCGGGCTGTTTCTCGGTTTGACCGGTGCGCACATCAATGGCCGTGACGCGCTCGATCTGGGCCTGGCTGACCGTTTTCTGCTCGACGAACAACAACCGGAATTGATCAAGGGCCTGTTGCAGCTCAATTGGCAGGAGCAGACCGGCATGCAACTGAACAGCCTGCTGAAGGCGCTGCAACAGGAAGCACTGGCGCAGATGCCCGAAGCCCAGTGGTTGCCGCGCCGCCAGCAGATCGACGAGTTGCTCGACGTCAGCGATGTCGCGTGTGCCTGGACCGCCATCAGCCTGCAACGCGATAGCAGCGATCCACTGATCGCCCGCGCAGCAAAGACCCTGAGCGAAGGCTCGCCGCTGACTGCGCATCTGGTCTGGCAGCAGATCATTCGCGCGCGGCATATGTCACTGGCCGAAGTTTTCCAGATGGAATACACCCTGAGCCTCAATTGCTGCCGGCATCCGGAATTCAGCGAAGGGGTGCGAGCGCGGTTGATCGATAAGGATCAGAAACCGCACTGGCACTGGCCGGATATTCATCATGTGCCGGAAGCGGTGGTCGACGCGCATTTTCACAAGGCTTGGGAGGGGCGGCATCCGTTGGCGGATTTGACCCAGTACTAG
- the ung gene encoding uracil-DNA glycosylase, with protein sequence MTADDRIKLEPSWKEALRAEFDQPYMAELRQFLQQERAAGKEIYPPGPMIFNALNSTPLDKVKVVILGQDPYHGPGQAHGLCFSVQPGVPAPPSLVNIYKELKRDLNIDIPNHGYLQSWADQGVLMLNTTMTVERANANAHKDKGWQFFTDRIIEVVSERQPHLVFMLWGAHAQSKQKLIDATKHLVLTSVHPSPLSAYRGFLGCGHFGRANKFLEQNGETPIEWRLPPLA encoded by the coding sequence ATGACTGCTGATGACCGTATCAAACTCGAACCGAGCTGGAAGGAGGCACTGCGTGCTGAGTTCGACCAGCCGTACATGGCAGAGTTGCGCCAGTTTCTGCAGCAGGAGCGGGCGGCGGGCAAGGAGATCTATCCGCCGGGACCGATGATTTTCAACGCACTGAATTCGACGCCGCTGGATAAAGTCAAAGTGGTAATCCTCGGCCAGGACCCGTACCACGGCCCCGGTCAGGCCCATGGCTTGTGCTTTTCGGTGCAACCGGGCGTGCCGGCGCCGCCATCGCTGGTCAACATCTATAAAGAGTTGAAGCGCGACCTCAATATCGACATTCCCAACCACGGCTATTTGCAGAGCTGGGCCGATCAGGGCGTGTTGATGCTCAACACCACCATGACCGTCGAGCGCGCCAACGCCAATGCGCACAAGGACAAGGGCTGGCAGTTCTTCACCGACCGCATCATCGAAGTGGTCAGCGAGCGGCAGCCGCACCTGGTGTTCATGCTCTGGGGCGCACATGCGCAGAGCAAGCAGAAGCTCATCGACGCCACCAAGCATCTGGTGCTGACCTCGGTGCATCCGTCGCCGTTGTCGGCTTATCGCGGGTTTCTCGGGTGCGGGCACTTTGGCCGGGCGAACAAGTTTCTCGAGCAGAATGGCGAGACGCCGATCGAGTGGCGGCTCCCGCCTCTCGCATGA
- a CDS encoding AbrB family transcriptional regulator has product MFDRSALKSWWGTPLVGLLGGYLASQIGWPLPWMVGSLLAIILVRCLTPWQLTEIPGGRKCGQWIVGIGIGLHFTPLVMEQVLSHFGLIFFGALVTSLSAVVGVWLMRRTGEDRATAFFSSMPGGSGEMVNLGARNGALLSHVAAGQSLRVLVVVLCVPAAFKYLLGDGTPISHAGSVDWRWLAILFPAGALLAWLWQRLRQPNPWLFGPLLVSAAVSIAWDLHIGLPNGGSQIGQWLIGSGLGCHFNREFFRRAPSFMGRTLIGTALTMLIASLAALGLSALTHLDLRSLTLGMMPGGIAEMSLTAETLQLSVPLVTAMQVMRLLFVLFLAEPLFKYWNRQPES; this is encoded by the coding sequence ATGTTTGATCGCTCTGCCCTGAAATCCTGGTGGGGAACCCCGCTGGTCGGTCTGCTTGGCGGTTACCTCGCCAGCCAGATCGGCTGGCCGTTGCCGTGGATGGTCGGCTCGTTACTGGCGATCATCCTCGTGCGCTGCCTGACCCCCTGGCAACTCACGGAAATCCCTGGCGGACGCAAGTGCGGCCAGTGGATCGTCGGCATCGGCATTGGCCTGCACTTCACCCCGCTGGTGATGGAGCAGGTGCTCAGTCATTTCGGTCTGATTTTCTTCGGTGCGCTGGTCACCAGCCTGTCGGCGGTGGTCGGCGTGTGGTTGATGCGGCGTACCGGCGAAGATCGCGCCACCGCATTCTTTTCCAGCATGCCCGGCGGCTCGGGCGAGATGGTCAACCTCGGCGCGCGCAACGGCGCTTTGCTCAGCCACGTCGCGGCGGGGCAGAGTCTGCGGGTGTTGGTGGTGGTGTTGTGTGTGCCGGCGGCGTTCAAATACCTGCTCGGTGACGGCACGCCGATTTCTCATGCGGGCAGCGTCGACTGGCGCTGGCTGGCGATTCTGTTTCCGGCGGGCGCCCTGCTCGCCTGGCTCTGGCAACGTTTGCGCCAACCCAATCCGTGGTTGTTCGGGCCGTTGCTGGTGAGTGCGGCGGTGAGCATCGCTTGGGATCTGCACATCGGTTTACCCAATGGCGGCAGCCAGATTGGCCAATGGCTGATCGGCAGTGGTTTGGGCTGTCATTTCAACCGGGAATTCTTCCGCCGTGCGCCGTCATTCATGGGGCGGACATTGATCGGCACGGCGCTGACCATGTTGATTGCTTCGCTGGCAGCCCTGGGACTGAGCGCGCTGACCCATCTGGATCTGCGCTCGCTGACCCTGGGCATGATGCCCGGCGGGATTGCCGAGATGAGCCTGACCGCGGAGACCCTGCAACTGTCGGTGCCGCTGGTGACGGCGATGCAGGTGATGCGGCTGTTGTTCGTGCTGTTTCTGGCGGAGCCGTTGTTCAAGTACTGGAATCGTCAGCCCGAGTCCTGA
- a CDS encoding tripartite tricarboxylate transporter permease codes for MDTLGYLGQGFGVALSPYNLVTALCGTLIGTVVGLLPGLGPINGVALLIPIAFALGLPPESALILLAAVYLGCEYGGRISSILLNIPGEASTVMTTLDGYPMARKGLAGVALSLSAWSSFIGAFIATCGMVLFAPLLAKWAIAFGPAEYFVLMVFAIVCLGGMAGDRPLKTFIAALIGLFLSTVGIDANSGVYRFTGDNIHLTDGIQFVVLVLGLFSISEILLLLEKTHHGQEAVKATGRMMFNFKEAASVFTVNLRCGVLGFIMGVLPGAGATLASAVAYMTEKRIAGTSGKFGEGDARGLAAPETAIGGAACGALVPMLTLGVPGSGTTAVMIGALSLYNITPGPLLFQQQPDIVWGLIASLFIANVMLVILNIPMIRVFTRILAVPNWALVPVIAIITGIGVYAVHATTFDLFLMIGIGIFGYILRKLDFPLSPLLLGFILGGLMEQNLRRALSISNGALEILWSSPITFGCWILTAIMLLMPLIRIWRKRSAARRVIADV; via the coding sequence ATGGATACTCTTGGCTATTTGGGTCAGGGTTTTGGCGTCGCGCTGAGCCCGTACAACCTGGTGACCGCACTGTGCGGTACGCTGATCGGCACCGTCGTCGGCCTGTTGCCGGGCCTGGGCCCGATCAACGGCGTGGCGTTGCTGATTCCGATCGCATTTGCTCTCGGCCTGCCACCGGAGTCGGCGCTGATTCTGCTCGCAGCGGTATACCTGGGTTGCGAATACGGCGGCCGGATCAGTTCGATTCTGTTGAACATTCCTGGCGAAGCCTCCACCGTGATGACCACCCTCGACGGCTACCCGATGGCCCGCAAAGGCCTGGCCGGTGTAGCGCTGTCGCTGTCGGCGTGGAGCTCGTTCATCGGCGCGTTCATCGCCACCTGCGGCATGGTGCTGTTCGCGCCGCTGCTGGCGAAATGGGCGATTGCCTTCGGCCCGGCGGAATATTTCGTATTGATGGTCTTCGCGATTGTCTGTCTCGGCGGCATGGCCGGCGACCGACCGCTGAAAACCTTTATCGCAGCGCTGATCGGCCTGTTCCTTTCCACTGTCGGCATCGACGCCAACAGCGGCGTGTACCGCTTCACCGGCGACAACATTCACCTGACCGACGGCATTCAGTTCGTCGTGCTGGTGCTGGGTCTGTTCTCGATCAGCGAAATCCTCCTGCTGCTGGAGAAAACCCACCACGGCCAGGAAGCGGTGAAAGCCACCGGGCGCATGATGTTCAACTTCAAGGAAGCGGCGTCAGTATTCACGGTCAACCTGCGCTGCGGCGTGCTCGGCTTCATCATGGGCGTTTTGCCCGGTGCCGGCGCGACCCTTGCCAGTGCCGTGGCCTACATGACCGAGAAGCGCATCGCTGGCACCAGCGGCAAATTCGGTGAAGGCGATGCCCGTGGCCTCGCGGCGCCAGAAACCGCCATCGGTGGCGCGGCATGCGGTGCATTGGTGCCGATGCTGACCCTCGGCGTTCCGGGCTCGGGCACCACCGCAGTGATGATCGGCGCGCTGTCGCTGTACAACATCACCCCGGGGCCGCTGCTGTTCCAACAGCAACCGGACATCGTCTGGGGCCTGATCGCGTCGTTGTTCATCGCCAACGTCATGCTGGTGATCCTCAACATCCCGATGATTCGTGTGTTCACCCGCATCCTCGCGGTGCCGAACTGGGCTCTGGTGCCGGTCATCGCGATCATTACCGGGATCGGCGTTTACGCAGTGCATGCGACCACCTTCGACCTGTTCCTGATGATCGGTATCGGTATCTTCGGCTACATCCTGCGCAAGCTGGACTTCCCGTTGTCGCCGCTGTTGCTCGGTTTCATCCTCGGCGGTCTGATGGAGCAGAACCTGCGTCGCGCCCTGTCGATTTCCAACGGTGCGCTGGAAATCCTCTGGTCGAGCCCGATCACCTTCGGCTGCTGGATCCTGACGGCGATCATGCTGCTGATGCCGCTGATCCGCATCTGGCGCAAACGTTCGGCGGCACGGCGCGTCATTGCCGATGTTTGA
- a CDS encoding tripartite tricarboxylate transporter TctB family protein, whose product MLIQRIFASVLLLVCAGLALMAWPYQAAFSYEPVGPRAFPLLMLGLMGLALLYMVFRPAPIKHSEEEPPLDRETLTKIGLCVVLLLVFAGTFEPLGFIVASILTGVPMARLYGGRWLPSVVIISLMAIGLYLLFDRLMDVPLPLGLLSVLEN is encoded by the coding sequence ATGCTTATTCAACGCATTTTCGCCTCGGTGTTGCTGCTGGTTTGCGCCGGTCTGGCACTGATGGCGTGGCCGTACCAAGCGGCTTTTTCCTACGAACCGGTGGGCCCGCGCGCCTTCCCGCTGTTGATGCTCGGCCTGATGGGCCTGGCGCTGCTGTACATGGTGTTCCGTCCGGCGCCGATCAAGCACAGTGAAGAGGAGCCACCGCTGGACCGTGAAACCCTGACCAAGATCGGTCTGTGCGTGGTGCTGTTGCTGGTATTCGCCGGCACCTTCGAACCCCTTGGTTTCATCGTTGCCAGCATCCTCACCGGCGTACCGATGGCCCGTCTCTACGGCGGTCGCTGGCTGCCGAGCGTGGTGATCATCAGCCTGATGGCGATCGGTCTTTACCTGCTGTTCGACCGTTTGATGGACGTTCCGCTGCCCCTCGGCCTGCTCAGCGTTCTGGAGAACTGA
- a CDS encoding Bug family tripartite tricarboxylate transporter substrate binding protein: MNVSLSKVALAAGAMLIAGQLMAEPKRPECIAPASPGGGFDLTCKLVQSALVNEKLLSKPMRVTYMPGGVGAVAYNAVVAQRPADAGTLVAWSSGSLLNLAQGKFGRFDETNVRWLAAVGTSYGAIAVKSDSPYKTLDDLVQALKKDPGSVVIGSGGTVGSQDWMQTALIAKAAGINPRDLRYVALEGGGEIATALLGGHIQVGSTDISDSMPHIQSGDMRLLAVFADKRLDEPEMKNIPTAREQGYDIVWPVVRGFYLGPKVSDEDYAWWKDAFDKLLASDEFAKLRDQRELFPFAMTGAELDTYVKKQVADYKVLAKEFGLIQ, from the coding sequence ATGAACGTATCCCTGAGTAAAGTTGCTTTAGCCGCTGGCGCAATGTTGATAGCGGGCCAACTCATGGCCGAGCCGAAACGCCCGGAATGCATCGCCCCGGCCTCGCCGGGCGGTGGTTTCGACCTGACCTGCAAACTGGTGCAGAGTGCGCTGGTGAATGAAAAGCTGCTGAGCAAACCGATGCGCGTGACCTACATGCCCGGCGGTGTCGGCGCAGTGGCGTACAACGCCGTGGTGGCTCAGCGTCCGGCCGATGCCGGCACGCTGGTCGCCTGGTCGAGCGGTTCGTTGTTGAACCTGGCGCAGGGCAAGTTCGGGCGTTTCGACGAAACCAACGTGCGCTGGCTGGCGGCGGTCGGCACCAGCTACGGCGCCATCGCCGTGAAAAGCGATTCGCCCTACAAGACCCTTGACGATCTCGTTCAGGCATTGAAGAAAGATCCGGGCTCGGTGGTCATCGGTTCCGGCGGCACCGTCGGCAGCCAGGACTGGATGCAGACCGCACTGATCGCCAAAGCGGCCGGGATCAACCCGCGTGACCTGCGTTACGTCGCCCTCGAGGGTGGCGGCGAAATCGCTACCGCACTGCTCGGCGGCCACATTCAGGTCGGCAGTACCGACATCTCCGACTCCATGCCGCACATCCAGAGTGGCGACATGCGTCTGCTCGCGGTGTTCGCTGACAAGCGTCTCGACGAGCCGGAAATGAAGAACATCCCGACTGCTCGCGAGCAAGGCTACGACATCGTCTGGCCAGTGGTGCGCGGTTTCTACCTGGGGCCAAAAGTCAGCGATGAAGACTACGCCTGGTGGAAAGACGCCTTTGACAAACTGCTGGCCTCCGATGAGTTCGCCAAGCTGCGCGATCAGCGTGAACTGTTCCCGTTCGCCATGACCGGCGCGGAACTGGACACCTACGTGAAGAAGCAGGTCGCCGACTACAAAGTGCTGGCCAAAGAGTTCGGCCTGATTCAGTGA
- a CDS encoding response regulator, whose amino-acid sequence MRVLLVEDHLQLAESVAQALKSTGLTVDVLHDGVAADLALGSEEYAVAILDVGLPRMDGFEVLARLRARGKNVPVLMLTARSDVKDRVHGLNLGADDYLAKPFELTELEARVKALLRRSVLGGERQQRCGVLAYDLDTRRFTLGEELLTLTSREQAVLEALIARPGRVMSKEQLAAQVFGLDEEASPDAIEIYVHRLRKKLDGQPVAIVTFRGLGYLLESRDA is encoded by the coding sequence ATGCGTGTTCTGCTCGTCGAAGACCATCTGCAACTGGCTGAAAGCGTCGCTCAGGCGCTCAAGAGCACCGGTCTGACCGTGGATGTGTTGCACGATGGCGTGGCCGCCGACCTGGCGCTTGGCAGCGAGGAATATGCCGTGGCGATCCTCGATGTCGGCCTGCCGCGCATGGACGGTTTCGAGGTGTTGGCGCGGTTGCGCGCCCGTGGGAAAAACGTGCCGGTGCTGATGCTGACCGCGCGCAGTGATGTGAAAGACCGCGTTCATGGTCTCAATCTGGGTGCCGACGATTACCTCGCCAAGCCATTCGAACTGACCGAACTTGAGGCGCGGGTCAAAGCCCTGTTGCGCCGCAGTGTGCTCGGCGGCGAGCGCCAGCAGCGCTGCGGCGTGCTGGCCTACGACCTCGACACCCGGCGCTTCACCCTTGGCGAAGAACTGTTGACCCTGACCTCTCGCGAGCAAGCCGTGCTCGAAGCGCTGATTGCCCGTCCTGGCCGGGTGATGAGCAAGGAGCAGCTGGCTGCGCAAGTGTTCGGCCTCGACGAAGAAGCCAGCCCCGACGCCATCGAAATCTACGTGCATCGCCTGCGCAAGAAACTCGACGGCCAGCCGGTGGCGATCGTGACCTTCCGCGGCCTCGGTTATCTGTTGGAAAGCCGCGATGCATAA
- a CDS encoding sensor histidine kinase — MHKPSSLRWRLLWNLAVLLVVLMLASGLSAYWNGREAADTAYDRTLLASARTIAAGLSQRDGSLSADVPYVALDTFAYDSAGRIYYQVNDIHQKLISGYENLPGPPPGTPRTDSYPALARFYNATYNGQNVRVVSLLKAVSEPNMNGMAEIRVAETDEARVSMARSLAADTLLRLGMLAIGALLMVWFAVSAALRPLERLRTAVEERQPDDLRPLPLVEVQDELGPLVRGLNHFTERLRAQFERQAQFIADAAHELRTPLAALKARLELGLRSTEPQTWRDTLESSAQGTDRLTHLANQLLSLARVENGARAIAEGGAQLLDLSQLARELGMAMAPLAHKRGVALALEADEPVWLRGEPTLLNELLSNLVDNALAHTPPGGNVILRVTAPAVLEVEDDGPGIPLEERDRVFERFYRRNQQVAGSGLGLAIVGEICRAHLAQISLHDGEQAGLKVRVSFIAG; from the coding sequence ATGCATAAGCCCAGCAGCCTGCGCTGGCGGTTGTTGTGGAACCTCGCAGTGTTGCTGGTGGTGCTGATGCTCGCCAGTGGTTTGAGCGCTTACTGGAATGGCCGCGAAGCCGCCGACACCGCCTATGACCGCACGCTGCTGGCCTCGGCGCGGACCATTGCCGCTGGCCTGTCGCAACGCGATGGCAGCCTGAGTGCCGATGTCCCTTACGTGGCCCTCGATACTTTCGCCTACGACAGCGCCGGGCGCATTTATTACCAGGTCAACGACATCCACCAGAAGCTGATTTCCGGCTACGAAAATCTGCCCGGCCCACCGCCCGGCACGCCACGCACCGACAGTTATCCGGCACTGGCGCGTTTCTACAACGCCACTTACAACGGCCAGAACGTGCGCGTGGTCAGTCTGCTCAAAGCGGTGTCCGAGCCGAACATGAACGGCATGGCGGAAATCCGCGTCGCCGAAACCGACGAGGCACGAGTCAGCATGGCGCGCAGTCTGGCCGCTGATACCTTGCTGCGTCTGGGCATGCTGGCGATCGGTGCGCTGCTGATGGTCTGGTTCGCGGTCAGCGCAGCGTTGCGCCCGCTGGAGCGCCTGCGCACGGCAGTCGAAGAGCGTCAGCCCGACGATCTGCGCCCGCTGCCGCTGGTGGAGGTTCAGGATGAACTGGGCCCCTTGGTGCGCGGCCTCAATCACTTTACCGAGCGCCTGCGCGCGCAGTTCGAGCGCCAGGCGCAATTCATCGCCGATGCCGCCCACGAACTACGCACGCCATTGGCGGCGCTGAAGGCGCGGCTTGAACTCGGACTGCGCTCGACCGAGCCACAGACCTGGCGCGATACGCTGGAATCCTCCGCGCAAGGCACCGATCGCCTGACCCATCTGGCCAATCAACTGCTATCGCTGGCTCGCGTCGAAAATGGTGCGCGGGCGATTGCCGAGGGTGGCGCGCAACTGCTCGATCTGAGTCAATTGGCGCGCGAGCTGGGAATGGCCATGGCACCGTTGGCGCACAAGCGCGGCGTGGCGCTGGCGCTGGAAGCGGACGAGCCGGTGTGGCTGCGCGGCGAGCCAACGTTGCTCAACGAGTTGCTGAGCAATCTGGTCGACAACGCGCTGGCGCATACCCCGCCCGGTGGCAACGTGATCCTGCGGGTGACTGCGCCGGCAGTGCTCGAGGTGGAGGATGACGGGCCGGGCATTCCGCTGGAGGAGCGTGATCGGGTATTCGAGCGCTTCTACCGGCGCAATCAGCAAGTGGCCGGATCCGGGTTGGGGCTGGCGATTGTCGGCGAGATCTGCCGCGCGCATCTGGCGCAGATCAGCCTGCATGATGGCGAGCAGGCGGGGTTGAAGGTGCGGGTGAGTTTTATTGCCGGGTGA
- a CDS encoding HDOD domain-containing protein gives MSELAEKVQTDLVAAIDNDDLVLPTLPEVALQIRKAAEDPEISVSDLSKMIGRDTALSARLIKVVNSPLLRAAQEVTDLHTAITRLGINYSSNLAIGLVMEQIFHARSEVVEQKMREVWRKSLEIAGVSYALCRRYTTLKPDQAALGGLVHQIGVLPILTYAEDHYELLSDPVSLNHVIDRIHPLLGDKLLRVWEFPERLVALPGLYQDFKRDSAEIDYVDVVQVASLYCHKDTEHPFARIDPLSVPAFRKLGIDPENKELCADLQESRSMFY, from the coding sequence ATGAGCGAACTGGCAGAAAAAGTCCAAACGGATTTGGTTGCGGCCATCGATAACGATGACCTGGTTCTGCCCACGCTACCGGAAGTGGCCCTGCAGATTCGCAAGGCCGCTGAAGACCCGGAAATCAGCGTCAGCGACCTGAGCAAGATGATCGGCCGCGACACGGCGCTGTCGGCGCGCCTGATCAAAGTGGTCAACAGTCCCCTGCTGCGCGCGGCTCAGGAAGTCACCGACCTGCACACTGCGATCACCCGCCTGGGGATCAACTACAGCAGCAACCTGGCCATCGGCCTGGTGATGGAGCAGATCTTTCACGCCCGCTCCGAAGTGGTCGAACAGAAGATGCGTGAGGTCTGGCGCAAGAGTCTGGAGATCGCCGGCGTCAGCTATGCCCTGTGTCGCCGCTACACCACCCTCAAGCCCGACCAGGCCGCCTTGGGCGGGCTGGTGCACCAGATCGGCGTGCTGCCGATTCTGACCTACGCCGAGGACCATTACGAACTGCTTTCGGACCCGGTCAGCCTCAATCATGTGATCGACCGCATCCATCCGCTGCTCGGCGACAAGCTGTTGCGCGTCTGGGAGTTTCCCGAGCGGTTGGTGGCGTTGCCGGGGCTTTATCAGGATTTCAAACGCGATTCGGCTGAAATCGATTATGTGGATGTGGTGCAGGTGGCGAGCCTGTATTGCCACAAGGACACCGAGCATCCCTTCGCGCGGATCGATCCGCTGAGCGTTCCGGCGTTCAGGAAACTGGGGATCGACCCGGAGAACAAGGAGTTGTGTGCCGATCTGCAAGAGTCGCGGTCGATGTTTTACTGA